A single Flavobacterium sp. 1 DNA region contains:
- a CDS encoding cellulase family glycosylhydrolase: MNNKIKKHGFIFSLCFVFLCVVACSSDNGTPEEVKTETKTLTADVSKIDFEAKGSAASVTVTTDAKTWTISSNATWIQLSKNSGIKGTGLVAITALENTTTVTRTATVTISSSETASVQITVSQVGGVVVTGLYPSYNTNPIADDATGMGSTAAQLAAKIKLGWNIGNTLEASGSETAWGNPKVTKALIDLVKANGFNAIRIPCSWNQYANATTAQINATWLARVKEVVQYCVDNDMYVIVNIHWDGGWLENNCTDAKKEANNAKQKAFWEQIATQLRGFDEHLLFASANEPNVADAAQMAVLNSYHQTFIDAVRSTGGKNAYRNLIVQGPSTDIEKTNLLMTTLPTDKVPNRMMAEVHFYPYQFCLMDKDADWGKMFYYWGAGNHSTTDTARNPTWGEEADVDKFFLSMKTKFVDKGIPVILGEFGAIRRSNLTGDALTLHLKSRADFYKYVVKQAKANGIIPFYWDAGGDFGVNTMSLFNRTNNTIYDSQALTALQDGLK, from the coding sequence ATGAATAACAAGATTAAAAAACATGGATTTATTTTTTCTCTATGCTTTGTTTTTTTATGTGTTGTGGCATGCAGCTCAGATAATGGTACTCCAGAGGAAGTAAAAACAGAAACAAAAACACTTACAGCAGATGTTTCTAAGATAGATTTTGAAGCTAAAGGAAGTGCTGCCAGTGTTACCGTTACAACTGATGCTAAGACATGGACTATTTCTTCAAATGCCACTTGGATTCAATTGAGCAAAAATTCAGGAATAAAAGGAACTGGTTTAGTAGCAATTACGGCTTTAGAAAACACAACTACTGTCACAAGAACAGCTACAGTTACTATAAGTTCCAGCGAAACTGCATCTGTACAAATTACAGTTTCACAAGTTGGAGGTGTCGTTGTTACGGGTTTATACCCGAGCTATAATACCAATCCGATTGCAGATGATGCGACAGGAATGGGAAGTACGGCTGCGCAACTGGCTGCCAAAATAAAATTGGGCTGGAATATTGGTAATACATTGGAAGCAAGTGGAAGTGAAACAGCTTGGGGAAATCCTAAAGTTACTAAAGCATTGATTGATTTGGTTAAGGCAAATGGTTTTAATGCTATTAGAATACCTTGTTCTTGGAATCAGTATGCAAATGCTACAACAGCTCAAATTAATGCAACATGGTTAGCCAGAGTAAAAGAGGTAGTGCAATATTGCGTTGACAATGATATGTATGTAATTGTAAACATTCACTGGGACGGCGGATGGTTAGAAAATAATTGCACCGATGCTAAAAAAGAGGCTAACAATGCCAAACAAAAAGCGTTTTGGGAACAAATAGCAACACAATTACGTGGTTTTGATGAACATTTACTTTTTGCAAGTGCGAATGAACCAAACGTTGCCGATGCAGCTCAAATGGCAGTTTTGAATTCTTATCATCAAACATTTATAGACGCTGTTCGGTCTACGGGAGGTAAAAATGCATATCGTAATTTAATCGTTCAAGGACCATCAACAGATATTGAGAAAACAAATTTACTAATGACTACTTTACCTACAGATAAAGTACCTAATAGAATGATGGCTGAAGTTCACTTTTATCCTTATCAATTTTGTTTGATGGACAAAGATGCTGATTGGGGTAAAATGTTTTACTATTGGGGAGCAGGAAATCATTCGACTACTGATACTGCACGAAATCCAACTTGGGGAGAAGAAGCTGATGTAGATAAATTTTTTCTGTCAATGAAAACAAAATTTGTTGACAAAGGGATTCCTGTTATTTTAGGAGAATTTGGAGCAATAAGACGTTCAAATTTAACAGGTGATGCATTAACGCTGCATTTAAAATCAAGAGCTGATTTTTACAAATATGTTGTAAAACAAGCTAAAGCTAATGGTATAATTCCATTTTATTGGGATGCTGGCGGAGATTTTGGCGTAAATACAATGTCTTTGTTTAATAGAACCAATAATACAATTTATGATTCACAAGCCTTGACTGCATTGCAAGACGGATTGAAATAA
- a CDS encoding glycoside hydrolase family 3 C-terminal domain-containing protein yields MKNTIKYVAMAVSIIAFADCNAQTTKSKKQQNVYVGKEITNENDDAIEKLISQLTLEEKIGMLHGNSMFTSGGVKRLGIPELKMADGPLGVREEISRDNWSPAGLTNDFATYYPAGGALSATWNAEMGYTFGNSLGQEMRARDKDMLLSPAINIVRTPLGGRTYEYMSEDPFLNKKIAVPLIVGLQDNDVMACVKHFAANNQETNRDFVDVQIDERALREIYLPAFEASVKEAKAYSIMGAYNKFRGEYLCENDYMLNKILRDEWNFKGIVVSDWAAVHSTVKSLENGLDVEMGTPKKFSEFFLADKLRAAAKNGEVSEKEIDKHVRRILHTLYQVKAMGGKKRAIGSIATEAHYQDAYKIASEAIVLLKNENNALPLKLDGVKSIAVIGNNATKKNALGGFGAGVKTKREITPLDGLKNRLPASIKINYAEGYLERYEEKNKGNLGNITSTGPVTIDQLDPAKLQEAIEAAKNSDVAIVFAGSNRDYETESSDRRTLNLPFAQEELIKKVLEVNPRTIVVLIAGAPFEIDDLSKKTNALVWSWFNGSEGGNALADVLLGKTNPSGKLPWTMPKKLMDSPAHATNSFPGDKAVEYKEGILVGYRWFDTKNIAPLYPFGYGLSYTTFAFSDAKADKASYGVGETIIVSVTVKNTGKADGKEVVQLYTAKSDSKIERAAQELKGFQKVLVGAGKAATITIQVPVKELAYYNVETKSWTVEPGKYTLNIGNSSRDIKHKIDVIIK; encoded by the coding sequence ATGAAAAATACAATCAAATATGTTGCAATGGCTGTGTCTATAATAGCATTTGCAGACTGTAATGCACAAACAACAAAATCAAAAAAACAACAAAACGTGTATGTTGGTAAAGAGATTACAAACGAGAATGATGATGCTATAGAGAAGTTAATTTCGCAATTGACCCTTGAGGAAAAAATAGGAATGCTACACGGTAACAGTATGTTTACTTCGGGCGGTGTGAAACGTTTAGGTATTCCAGAATTAAAAATGGCAGACGGGCCACTTGGTGTTCGCGAAGAAATTTCTCGTGATAATTGGTCTCCTGCTGGATTAACTAATGATTTTGCAACTTACTATCCTGCGGGCGGAGCATTATCAGCTACTTGGAATGCAGAAATGGGCTATACTTTTGGGAATAGCTTAGGACAAGAAATGCGTGCCAGAGATAAAGACATGCTGCTTTCGCCAGCTATTAATATTGTAAGAACTCCGCTTGGAGGGAGAACGTATGAATACATGAGCGAGGATCCATTTTTGAACAAAAAAATTGCTGTGCCTTTAATTGTTGGTCTGCAGGATAATGATGTAATGGCTTGCGTAAAACATTTCGCTGCCAATAATCAAGAAACGAATCGTGATTTTGTTGATGTGCAAATTGATGAGCGTGCACTTCGTGAAATTTATTTACCAGCTTTCGAAGCATCTGTTAAAGAGGCAAAAGCATATAGTATCATGGGAGCTTACAACAAATTCAGAGGTGAATATTTATGTGAGAATGATTATATGCTAAATAAAATTTTACGCGACGAATGGAATTTTAAAGGTATTGTAGTGTCTGATTGGGCTGCGGTTCATTCTACTGTAAAATCTTTAGAGAACGGATTAGATGTTGAAATGGGAACTCCAAAAAAATTCAGCGAATTTTTCTTAGCCGATAAATTACGTGCTGCTGCCAAAAATGGGGAAGTTTCTGAAAAAGAAATTGATAAGCATGTGAGACGTATTTTGCATACTTTATACCAAGTAAAAGCGATGGGCGGTAAAAAACGCGCTATTGGAAGCATCGCTACCGAAGCACATTATCAAGATGCTTACAAAATTGCTTCAGAAGCGATAGTATTATTGAAAAATGAAAATAATGCATTGCCTTTAAAATTAGACGGCGTAAAATCAATTGCAGTTATTGGTAATAATGCAACAAAGAAAAATGCTTTGGGCGGATTTGGAGCTGGTGTAAAAACCAAAAGAGAGATTACTCCATTAGATGGTTTGAAAAACAGACTGCCGGCTTCTATCAAAATTAATTATGCTGAAGGGTATTTAGAGCGTTATGAAGAAAAAAACAAAGGAAACTTAGGGAATATAACTTCTACAGGACCGGTTACTATAGATCAATTAGATCCAGCTAAACTGCAGGAAGCTATTGAAGCTGCTAAAAATTCAGATGTTGCTATTGTTTTTGCAGGTTCAAACCGTGATTACGAAACAGAATCTTCAGATCGCAGAACACTAAATTTACCATTTGCTCAAGAAGAATTGATTAAAAAAGTGTTGGAAGTGAATCCAAGAACAATTGTGGTATTGATTGCTGGAGCTCCTTTCGAAATTGATGATTTAAGCAAAAAAACAAATGCTTTAGTTTGGAGCTGGTTCAATGGATCTGAGGGAGGAAATGCTTTAGCAGATGTTTTACTGGGGAAAACAAATCCTTCTGGAAAATTGCCTTGGACAATGCCTAAAAAATTAATGGATTCTCCTGCTCATGCAACCAATAGTTTCCCTGGAGATAAAGCAGTTGAGTATAAAGAAGGAATTTTGGTAGGTTACAGATGGTTTGATACTAAAAACATTGCTCCTTTATATCCTTTTGGATACGGATTATCATACACGACTTTTGCTTTCAGTGATGCTAAAGCAGATAAAGCTTCGTACGGAGTTGGTGAAACAATCATAGTTTCAGTAACCGTTAAAAATACTGGAAAAGCAGACGGTAAAGAAGTAGTGCAATTGTATACTGCTAAATCAGATTCAAAAATCGAACGCGCAGCTCAAGAATTAAAAGGATTCCAAAAAGTACTCGTTGGTGCTGGAAAAGCTGCAACAATAACGATTCAAGTTCCTGTAAAAGAATTGGCATATTACAATGTTGAAACCAAAAGTTGGACTGTTGAGCCAGGTAAATACACTTTGAATATTGGAAATTCTTCCCGCGATATTAAACACAAAATTGATGTTATAATAAAATAA
- a CDS encoding glycoside hydrolase, whose amino-acid sequence MRKNLLILIVLCCLNHVSMFGQVANNRIIKVNYNDVNGKMNTMFKECIGAGRANEGLRADWQQQLALVKKECDFKYIRMHGLLTDDMAVYREDSKGNPEYNYQYIDALYDFLLSIKIKPFVELGFMPNALASGSATIFWWKGNVTPPKDYNKWGDLIKNLTQHFTERYGAEEVKTWYFEVWNEPNLTPGFWTGKQAEYFKLYEFAAKAIKSVNPTYKVGGPATAGAGWVPETIDFCTKNNVPIDFISTHTYGVNQGYLDEYGSTGTVLSKDESSISGDVINSRKQITNSAKPNLELHYTEWSSSYTPADAIHDSYHSAAYILQKLKQVGNTPNSMSYWVFTDIFEEPGPRFTPFHGGFGLLNTQGIKKPAYFSYYLMNKLGEIELKNTDTSSWATKNAKGDVQLLFWNSTYTLPEKDVNNQAYYIKDLPSKSKGEVKIEVEGLQKGKYNLEIYKVGYKVNDAYADYLAMGKPSQLTLEQEKSIKKNNNGEPIAIEKISIDGTGKYSRSYKINENDVVFFNFIKQ is encoded by the coding sequence ATGAGGAAAAATTTATTGATACTGATTGTTTTATGCTGTCTAAACCATGTTTCAATGTTTGGGCAAGTTGCCAATAACAGAATTATAAAAGTAAATTATAATGATGTTAATGGGAAAATGAATACCATGTTCAAAGAATGTATTGGTGCCGGTCGTGCCAATGAAGGATTGCGTGCCGATTGGCAGCAGCAACTGGCTTTGGTCAAAAAAGAATGCGATTTCAAATACATCCGTATGCATGGTTTATTGACCGATGATATGGCAGTTTATCGCGAAGACAGTAAAGGAAATCCAGAATACAACTACCAGTACATTGATGCACTGTATGATTTTCTTTTAAGTATTAAGATAAAACCATTTGTAGAATTAGGGTTTATGCCTAATGCTTTAGCGAGTGGAAGTGCAACAATTTTTTGGTGGAAAGGAAATGTCACGCCTCCAAAAGACTATAATAAATGGGGAGATCTAATTAAAAATTTAACGCAGCATTTTACAGAACGCTACGGAGCTGAAGAAGTAAAAACCTGGTATTTTGAAGTTTGGAATGAACCTAACCTGACACCCGGTTTTTGGACTGGTAAACAAGCCGAATATTTTAAATTATATGAATTTGCGGCAAAAGCTATCAAAAGCGTAAATCCAACTTATAAAGTAGGTGGTCCTGCAACTGCTGGTGCTGGCTGGGTTCCGGAAACAATTGATTTTTGCACTAAAAACAATGTGCCAATAGATTTTATTTCGACACATACGTATGGTGTAAATCAAGGATATTTAGATGAATATGGTTCTACAGGTACGGTTTTAAGTAAAGATGAATCAAGTATTAGTGGTGATGTTATCAATTCTAGAAAACAAATCACAAATTCAGCTAAGCCAAACCTCGAATTGCATTATACAGAATGGAGTTCTTCTTACACTCCTGCAGACGCAATTCATGACAGTTACCATTCGGCTGCTTATATCCTTCAAAAACTAAAGCAGGTAGGGAATACTCCAAACTCAATGTCCTATTGGGTTTTTACGGATATTTTCGAAGAGCCGGGACCTAGATTCACTCCTTTTCATGGAGGATTTGGTTTATTGAACACGCAAGGAATCAAAAAACCAGCTTATTTCTCTTATTATCTAATGAATAAATTGGGTGAAATCGAACTAAAAAATACGGACACTTCATCATGGGCAACTAAAAATGCTAAAGGTGATGTGCAGCTTTTATTTTGGAATTCTACCTACACATTACCTGAAAAGGATGTCAATAATCAAGCGTATTACATAAAGGATTTACCATCAAAATCAAAAGGCGAGGTAAAAATTGAAGTGGAAGGTCTGCAGAAAGGAAAATACAATCTGGAGATTTATAAAGTGGGTTATAAAGTTAATGACGCTTATGCTGATTATTTAGCGATGGGCAAACCAAGTCAGCTAACTCTTGAACAAGAAAAATCAATCAAGAAAAATAACAATGGCGAACCAATAGCAATTGAGAAAATAAGCATTGACGGCACAGGAAAGTATAGCAGAAGTTACAAGATAAATGAGAATGATGTTGTCTTTTTTAATTTTATAAAGCAATAG
- a CDS encoding glycoside hydrolase family 3 C-terminal domain-containing protein, which yields MKKHTLYIILLLFIVPVLAQKKQQYPFQNPNLETEKRIDNLLSLMTLEEKVAVLSTNPSVPRLGVVGTGHVEGLHGLALGGPGEWGGKGKEPLTTTIFPQAYGLGETWDIDLIQKVAHVEGYEARFAFQKYHRGGLVIRAPNADIARDPRWGRTEESYGEDAFFNGTMTVAFVKGLQGNNPKYWQSASLMKHFLANSNEDGRTYTSSDFDERLWREYYSVPFRMGVVEGGSRAYMASYNKVNGIPAMVHPMLKEITQKEWGQYGIICTDGGAFKLLLSDHKYYADQYLGAVAAVKAGINQFLDDYKEGINGAVAKGYLTEKDIDAEIRGNFRVMIKLGMLDAPDENPYAKIGIGKDTIDPWKTEGHKKIALEATQKSIVLLKNDSKFLPLQKEKIKTLAIIGTRADQVLLDWYSGTPPYVVTPLQGIKNKLGTNVEILYAKNNADGKAAAIAKKADVVIVIVGNHPVCNAGWNDCPVPSEGKESVDRQSLTLEQEDLIKIAYQANPKTVVALISSFPYAINWTQEHIPAIVHMAQNSQELGTALADVLFGYYNPAGRLTQTWVKDITDLPDLLDYNIRNGRTYQYFKGKPLYAFGYGLSYTTFKYNSIKTNSETITNNGELKVTVSITNSGNREGDEVVQLYAKHLDSKVDRPEKELKAFQRVFFKAGETKDVLLTVRAKDLQYWNVAKQQFELENNTIELQIGSASDAIYLSKKINVK from the coding sequence ATGAAAAAACACACCCTATATATAATTCTTCTATTGTTCATTGTACCAGTTTTGGCGCAAAAAAAACAGCAATATCCTTTTCAGAATCCCAATTTGGAAACCGAAAAAAGGATTGATAATCTGTTGTCATTAATGACTCTTGAAGAAAAAGTAGCGGTATTAAGTACTAATCCTTCCGTTCCCAGATTGGGAGTAGTCGGAACGGGTCATGTCGAAGGATTACACGGATTAGCACTTGGCGGTCCAGGCGAATGGGGAGGAAAAGGAAAAGAACCCTTAACCACAACCATTTTTCCGCAAGCTTATGGTTTAGGAGAAACTTGGGATATAGATTTAATTCAAAAAGTAGCTCATGTTGAAGGCTATGAAGCACGTTTTGCTTTTCAAAAATACCATCGTGGAGGCTTGGTAATCCGAGCTCCAAATGCAGATATTGCCAGAGATCCGCGCTGGGGACGTACCGAAGAGAGTTATGGAGAAGATGCTTTTTTTAACGGAACAATGACCGTAGCTTTTGTAAAAGGGCTTCAAGGAAATAATCCAAAATATTGGCAGTCGGCTTCATTGATGAAACACTTCTTGGCGAACAGCAATGAGGACGGAAGAACCTACACATCATCCGATTTTGATGAACGGCTTTGGAGAGAATATTATTCCGTTCCTTTTAGAATGGGAGTTGTCGAGGGTGGTTCGCGTGCTTATATGGCTTCTTACAATAAAGTAAACGGAATTCCAGCCATGGTGCACCCAATGCTGAAAGAGATTACTCAAAAAGAATGGGGACAATACGGAATTATCTGTACTGACGGAGGCGCTTTCAAGTTGTTGCTCTCAGATCATAAATATTATGCCGATCAATATTTGGGTGCCGTTGCGGCTGTAAAAGCTGGAATTAATCAGTTTTTAGACGATTATAAAGAAGGTATAAACGGAGCAGTTGCCAAAGGATATTTAACAGAGAAAGATATTGATGCAGAAATCAGAGGTAATTTTCGAGTAATGATAAAATTAGGAATGCTCGATGCTCCCGATGAAAATCCGTATGCAAAAATTGGCATTGGTAAAGACACAATAGATCCTTGGAAAACGGAGGGACATAAAAAAATCGCTTTAGAAGCAACTCAAAAATCAATTGTACTGCTTAAAAATGATTCCAAATTTTTGCCTTTACAAAAAGAAAAAATAAAAACGCTCGCCATAATTGGAACTCGTGCGGATCAGGTGCTTTTAGATTGGTATAGCGGAACACCTCCTTATGTGGTAACGCCTTTGCAGGGAATCAAAAATAAATTAGGCACCAACGTCGAGATTTTATATGCCAAAAATAACGCCGACGGTAAAGCAGCAGCAATTGCTAAAAAAGCAGATGTAGTTATTGTTATAGTAGGAAATCATCCAGTTTGCAATGCCGGTTGGAACGATTGCCCAGTTCCGAGTGAAGGAAAAGAATCGGTTGACCGCCAGTCATTGACATTGGAACAGGAAGATTTAATTAAGATTGCTTATCAGGCGAATCCTAAAACGGTTGTTGCCTTAATCAGCAGTTTTCCTTATGCCATCAATTGGACACAAGAACACATTCCGGCTATTGTGCACATGGCACAAAACAGTCAGGAATTAGGAACAGCACTTGCCGATGTTTTGTTTGGCTATTACAATCCAGCGGGGCGTTTAACGCAGACATGGGTGAAAGATATTACTGATTTGCCTGATTTATTAGATTATAATATTCGCAACGGAAGAACTTATCAGTATTTTAAAGGGAAACCTTTATATGCTTTTGGCTACGGATTGAGCTACACGACTTTTAAGTACAATTCTATTAAAACCAATTCAGAAACCATTACCAATAACGGCGAATTAAAAGTTACGGTTTCAATCACAAATTCAGGGAATAGAGAAGGCGACGAAGTGGTTCAGTTGTATGCAAAACATTTGGATTCAAAAGTAGATCGTCCTGAAAAAGAGCTGAAGGCGTTTCAAAGAGTTTTTTTCAAAGCGGGAGAAACGAAAGACGTTTTATTAACTGTTAGAGCCAAAGATTTACAATATTGGAATGTTGCAAAACAACAATTTGAATTGGAAAATAATACAATTGAATTGCAGATAGGATCAGCTTCGGATGCAATTTATTTAAGCAAAAAAATAAATGTAAAATAA
- a CDS encoding glycoside hydrolase family 97 protein: MLKKIILPAFLAALTVVGTAQAQKSKSYELASPEGRNKIKFELVNNAPKYAVSHGKIQVITPSDMGFLLKNNEDFSSNFEITNVKNSAFDETWEQIWGEKKNIRNHYNQLVVQLQQKDKNKRKLEIQFRAYDDGIAFRYVYPKQETKDSIFIMDEKTTFNLKEDGKAWWIPANRENRDEYLFKDAPVSTLDTVLTPLTIESKSGLKLSFHEANLKDFASMTLVNTTGTQLKSDLVPWSDGVKVRVKDTFTSSWRTLQIGEKSGDLITSYLILNLNDPNKLGNVNYFKPYKYFGIWWGMHIGKYSFWESPIQGATTKRAEEYMDFTAREGFHHLLIEGWNKGWTPAWYENKMHMFSFTKSADNFDLEKVVDYGNKKGVALIGYHETGSNLINYLKEIDDAFALYKKLGMHSVKIGHVGSKLNMKEWHFGQFGVNYFRYVLEKAAQYDLAVLYHESIKDTGERRTFPNMVSREAARGQEYNAWSEGNPPNHLTIIPFTRLLSGPMDFTPGIFDVEVKQGYPGKRVHGTTAQQLALYVTIYAPIQMMADLPENYEGKPALQFLKDVPTDWEDTKVLEGKIGEYITTARKDRNSADWFLGTITNEKARDVEVSLSFLDKNATYEAQIYTDAEGTDETHNPSAVAISKKTVKASDVLKLHLGGAGGTAIRFKKL, translated from the coding sequence ATGTTAAAAAAAATAATACTTCCAGCATTTTTAGCAGCACTGACAGTTGTTGGTACTGCACAGGCTCAAAAAAGCAAATCTTATGAACTGGCTTCTCCAGAAGGTCGAAACAAGATAAAATTCGAATTAGTAAATAATGCACCGAAATATGCTGTATCACACGGAAAAATCCAAGTGATTACACCATCGGATATGGGGTTTTTGCTAAAAAACAATGAGGATTTCAGTTCTAATTTCGAAATAACAAACGTAAAAAATTCGGCTTTTGATGAAACTTGGGAACAAATTTGGGGAGAAAAGAAAAACATTCGAAATCATTATAATCAGTTAGTGGTTCAATTGCAACAAAAAGACAAGAACAAACGTAAATTGGAAATTCAATTCCGTGCTTATGATGATGGAATTGCTTTTAGATATGTGTATCCAAAACAAGAGACAAAAGACAGCATCTTTATCATGGATGAAAAAACAACTTTCAACCTAAAAGAAGATGGAAAAGCATGGTGGATTCCGGCTAACAGAGAAAATCGTGATGAATATTTGTTTAAAGATGCGCCAGTAAGTACTCTTGACACTGTTTTGACACCGCTTACTATAGAAAGCAAAAGCGGACTGAAATTGAGTTTTCATGAAGCAAACCTAAAAGATTTTGCCAGTATGACTTTGGTAAATACTACCGGAACACAATTAAAATCTGATTTGGTGCCTTGGTCTGATGGTGTAAAAGTTCGTGTAAAGGATACGTTTACTTCTTCTTGGAGAACGCTTCAAATTGGAGAAAAATCAGGAGATTTGATTACTTCTTATTTAATTTTAAATCTAAATGATCCAAATAAATTAGGGAATGTAAATTACTTTAAACCATACAAATATTTCGGAATCTGGTGGGGAATGCACATTGGTAAATATTCATTTTGGGAAAGCCCAATTCAGGGAGCAACAACCAAACGTGCGGAAGAATATATGGATTTTACAGCTAGAGAAGGTTTTCATCATTTATTGATTGAAGGCTGGAACAAAGGTTGGACACCAGCTTGGTATGAAAACAAAATGCACATGTTCAGTTTTACAAAAAGTGCAGACAATTTTGATTTAGAAAAAGTAGTGGATTATGGAAATAAAAAAGGTGTTGCGCTAATTGGGTATCATGAAACAGGTTCAAACCTGATTAATTACTTAAAAGAAATCGACGATGCTTTTGCACTTTACAAAAAACTGGGAATGCACTCAGTTAAAATTGGTCACGTAGGTTCAAAATTGAATATGAAAGAATGGCACTTCGGACAATTTGGTGTGAATTATTTCAGATATGTGTTGGAAAAAGCAGCACAATATGATTTGGCAGTTTTGTACCATGAGTCGATAAAAGACACAGGAGAACGCCGTACTTTTCCAAACATGGTTTCAAGAGAAGCAGCAAGGGGACAAGAGTACAACGCTTGGAGCGAAGGAAATCCGCCAAATCACTTAACAATTATTCCTTTTACCAGACTGCTTTCAGGACCAATGGATTTCACTCCGGGGATTTTTGATGTTGAGGTAAAACAAGGTTACCCAGGAAAAAGAGTTCACGGAACAACGGCGCAGCAATTGGCATTGTATGTAACCATTTATGCTCCAATTCAAATGATGGCCGACCTTCCAGAAAATTACGAAGGAAAACCAGCTTTGCAATTCTTGAAAGACGTTCCAACTGATTGGGAAGATACAAAAGTATTAGAAGGAAAAATTGGTGAATACATCACTACAGCTCGTAAAGACAGAAATAGTGCTGATTGGTTTTTAGGAACTATTACTAATGAAAAAGCTCGTGATGTAGAAGTTTCATTGTCATTCTTAGATAAAAATGCAACTTACGAAGCTCAGATTTATACTGATGCCGAAGGTACGGATGAAACACACAATCCATCAGCTGTAGCGATTTCTAAGAAAACCGTTAAAGCTTCGGATGTATTGAAATTGCATTTAGGCGGAGCTGGAGGAACAGCGATCAGATTTAAAAAATTATAA